A genomic segment from Ptychodera flava strain L36383 chromosome 19, AS_Pfla_20210202, whole genome shotgun sequence encodes:
- the LOC139119279 gene encoding peroxynitrite isomerase THAP4-like, whose translation MTEVPMHDFIKPLSWLLGRWQSETATGMYPTIQTFQYNDVIEFSHVGQPMLNFSVKASMDGKPLHKESGYLRIKPGTSQVAYLASHNFGIVEISEGTLDNSTIHLESHTIGRISFASEPAVLKIVRDIKLVAPDEIEQEVAMETSKTPLTKHLSIKYKKIAADK comes from the exons ATGACAG AGGTACCCATGCATGATTTTATCAAGCCGTTGTCATGGCTACTAGGAAGATGGCAGTCGGAGACAGCTACGGGGATGTACCCGACCATCCAAACATTCCAGTATAATGATGTGATTGAGTTCAGCCACGTTGGACAACCAATGCTGAATTTCAG TGTAAAAGCTTCCATGGATGGCAAGCCACTACATAAGGAATCTGGTTATCTTCGCATTAAGCCTGGAACATCACAAGTTGCCTACCTTGCATCACATAATTTTG GTATTGTAGAGATTTCTGAAGGTACCCTTGACAATTCTACTATTCATTTAGAATCACACACCATTGGCAGGATTTCATTTGCCTCAGAACCAGCTGTTCTCAAG ATTGTCCGGGATATCAAATTGGTGGCACCTGATGAAATAGAACAAgaagttgccatggaaaccagcAAAACACCGCTTACAAAGCATCTGTCTATCAAGTACAAGAAAATCGCTGCTGATAAATAG